Within Hyla sarda isolate aHylSar1 chromosome 7, aHylSar1.hap1, whole genome shotgun sequence, the genomic segment GCCAGAGTCATGTGTTATGTTTTAGTTAGAAGTGGGCGGAGTGTAAGTTATCActttcattatatatatttaaagatttgggcccagatttatcaaaagtgaTTGGAGTGAACTGGAGTGATttctccacagcaaccaatcagagctcagctttcccTTTACCACAAATGTTagctgagctgggattggttgctgtgggaaaatgaaTCCAGTTTTTCtttcacaaagtttgataaatctgggcctagatGTTGCCCGTTTTGATATCATGGGGTTCTCTTGCAGAGTAATATTCCTACTATGTGTATATGATATCTGAACTAATCTTGTAACTGTTGTGATAATGTGACATGGTTGCTAACTTCTGACTAGTAGTTCTACTGTACATCTGTATATAGTTAACATACATAAGTTTGTGATGCATTATTAataatctttatatatatatatatatatatatatatatatatatatatatatatatatatatatatcccagtaccacatttcatacggtacttatttatctatgggtccccgtagccagagtccctaggacttagtaatctctgttagtcagtccgcccctagtcgcctctattatagtatatagatttctaatttgtccatagaataatgtatatagtattatttctgtatgtaaatggttaattacctgtttctattagcgttgcaggacctgcaggtcatgtgacaAAGTGAACTCCATggttttagcttaaggacctttggaggccctcttgcgtcagtaatcccatcacaccatgtactggtggatggcagacgttcggaccaatcagagtgtgtcatcccctaagcactctgcagtatcaccggacccaatatttcccctaaatccggacgcaactgcacatcattccctaaattcacagactacaagtttaatgcaaggtccgcaacttctgtcagtcgctaagcaacctaagaactgttatatgaggctgttactacgcattggatattgcaagcactgcagtaaagttattcaagttcaagttaaatctgcttgtggaccttcagtcatttcattgcacctatcgcttctgggaagggcggcgataggccggaaaatagattcagcataccagccctcaccctggcgtcacgagtgacagggttaatattaacccctcatataccaacaccaTACcaaccctaccatacaccccccaagggctactatatatatatatatatatatatatatatagatagatagatagatagatagatagatatagatagatagagcaggaaagcagcactccagggtaaaaGGTGCACAGGTGCCTACTGTGTCAGGtccaggttggggacccctccaagatacaaaaaaattaaataaacagtggcacacgtggcctaacacgtttttttgaataaatcacctttttttgctgacacttggtgtgccactgtttattcaatttttttttcatatatatatatatatatatatatatatatatatatatatatatatagtttacttTTCACTAGTTTACTTTTTAATGTTTATTACTTATAATCAATAGATCTGCATATTTTTAACACctgtgtattattttattacattgcaAAACTATCTTCTTAGCGTTAGTGTCAAAAGAACTTGATCTATCTGAGAAACAGTCGGCTCAAATTGGAATtgcattgtttatattttttggcaattcataaggTCCTAATTTTTAGAATTTTTGTTTGCCCGGTGTTGTGTCTCTCCTCCCTTTTTCTCTTATGTATTGTACCTTGATCCAGCGGAGAAGGGAACATACACATGTGAATGTCTCTTTGATGCATTCTCGGGTGAAAACCTCAGTGGATCAAAAACCTAAAATCATAAAAATAGAATATTTACATAAACCTGGTTGTAAAAACAACTGCTTTATAATGCAAAATAAGGTCCATCCACAATGTATGTAGCGCATATAGAGAGCAATATAAATAATCAGAGTACCCTGAAAGTCATTGTGAAAGGGCCAAGTAAATTTAGGATTAAGATCGGCCACCGAAAGGCTGTTCAAGCGTATATCGTACTGTTCATACAAGCTCTATGTCTGCCTGAAAAATTGGTTTTTACAAACTGATCTTCAACCAATTGTCAACCTGAAAAATCCAACATGATTGATCATCAGTTTGGAAGGCATCAGTCTGTAATCAATATTTCTAGCTTGCTTAAATTGATTACTGCATTCAATTAgtgctatctatccatccatctcatatctatctacctatctgtcTTATATCTCTCATGTGTATCTAtccacctcatatctatctcataaccatctatctcatatctatctatctatctatctacctatctatctcaacATTTATCTGACAGctacacagagatgtcagtagactGCACTTACCTCAGGGTTTTCCCACATACTGGGAGATCTGTTCATGCAAAATATGCTGAGAAAGATGCTGGTACCTGTTTCATCAAAAGTTTACAATAGTTTAgtataagtatataaaaaaaaaaaaggacatgaaCAGTTATTACTTCATCAATATCAACAACAAACTTActagccttaaaagggtactccggtgaaaacttttttttttttttttaaatcaactggtgccagaaagttaaacagatttgtaaattacttctattaaaaaatcttaatccttccagtacttcttagctgctgaatactacagcgaaaatgcttttctttttgaaacacagaactgtctgctgacatcacgagcacagtgccctctactgatatctctgtccattttaagaactgtccagaacagcatatgtttgctatggggatttccttttaccctggacagttcctaaaaatggacagagatgtcagcagagagcactgtgctcatgatgtcagcagacagctctgtgtttcaaacggaaaagaatttccactgtagtattcagcagctaataagtacaggaaggattaagattttttaatagaattaatttacaaatctgtttaactttctggcaccggttgatttataaaaataaaaaaaaagtttttcacctgagtacccctttaaatagagatgagcgaaccaaaCCCATAGATCGCGAGTTCTGTCAGAACTTTGCTCCGGGTGTTTCGGTTCGGCAAAACCTGATCaaataacatcagccacatggcagaaaggagaaggagcaaggatcacatgacctaagggaaTCCAAAAATGCCTTTCAAACAGCCCTTCTAGCCAATCAGGAGCCAGTATtaaagcctatgcacatagctttagcagcaattttagagaaagcaggtgttaggtgaagatttcTGTGAGGGACACTGAGCAGTGAACACAGATAGGGGTAGGAGCAAcatataataattgtagtaaagcagaaatgttctgcatctgttctgttcAAAATCGGTTTTCATTGAAAGCTAAgtgtaacagtttttttttagtttttttttttacactaatcgcGAAGAAGCCGCATAGAGGGATTTGTGTAACTTTTGAGCACTTTCTAAGATGCCAGTCCTGTTGCTATGCTCCAAAATGGGAATAATTTTTCATAACCTTTAAAAAGACTCAACTTTCCAGGCACGAAACCTGTTGCTCAAAAAGGCATAATTTTGAACCACTTGAAAAGCCATTGCTTATTTCTATACCTTTATGTGAATATGAACACCGGCAGGCATCTGCCGGCAGGCATTTATTTTGAAAAAGCATAAAATAACCGCTAATGCagtgctttgtttttttttcaaccacAGGGCACCATCTATTTacccatagccatacatgttACCGTAACATTATAAATAACTTTGCTTTAAAAACAGCTTTCAAGTAAAAacatacaatcctaggagacctTACAATGTTATATGGAGCTTTTAGAGCTCTTAGTGTTATGCACATTGTTTTGAGCTATTAGTGAAGTATAGGTTCAGATAGAACTAGTTCCGTCAGAACGAGAACTTTTTGCCAGAGTGTGACGGAGAGGCAGAACAGACCTTTTAAAAAGTCTGCTTTTCTCCCGTATTAAATACAAGAAAAAACAGCAGGTTAAAATATAGTAATATGTATAAAATGTAGAAGAAACACTCATTTtatgtttttatctttttatcaTTTAGGTTTAAAAAATTGTCACTGACCTTTTGGCAGGCTCCGCCCATCAAAGAATGTGATTGGCTCTTTAAGTTCCCGAGCCACTCCTGGTACAGGTGGGTACAGACGCATGCTCTCCTTAATACACATAGTGGTGTATGGCAGCTTACCCAGGTCCTCCCTGTCAATAAATCACAttggccagcatttatcattgagtttacccatttttttccatcaatatttggcgctattttggtgcaagtgtccttttttgcgcatttttttatgccttttggtttacacgtttctgctgattttgagttgaaaccactgattttggcaataggcaTGATATGGGTGGATTTTATGAACTGCTCCTTtatgtaaaaaggcgcaaatccATCAAAAACTACACTGGTCCAGacatagcttagctttttggtgtaagtTTTTCATAAATGGACCCAGGTGCAACCACATCTTCTTTACCCCCATAGTTAGGCACCTGATGTTTTCTAtaagagagatatagagagatagagagagagatttgTAAGCCACAGCACTTCAGAGTCTTGGGAAGGACACTATGACACTTTGCACAgtagaataaaagcatttttctgcATTATGGAAGTAAAGACATATATTTATCTTCTTGTCCCaacagctatctaacagtgtcaTCAGCTTGTAATGTAAAATgagttgttttaatgagagtaacCATTTAAGGGaatcaaatttttgctattgcactccttatggtaaatgaaaaatctttctaatgtacctcgtttaaaaaaaaaaaaataaataaaaaaaaaaggtttctatgttttatttatgtttttaaaaagctgccactaggtgtctacttgtccagagcacattcccccccgccccccatcttttgcacagaatttggactcctgcagccttagccaatcatagctcatctcacactgaactgctctggcctGTGTGTAACTgagtgaggaagttctcccctgtatggcatcagatgatgtcacgcctgctggggaacgccccttcccagtctgtgaatctgactgagcagaaaatacagagcaatatcaaggtagaaaactaaaaaaaatataaagataaaggcagggggtggtttatcataatgggggcagtgatctgggagggttataacatttaacaagatcatgagaggtactctaaggctgtgttcacatgttcaggttttttattgcaattattgaattcAAAGCAaggaacagatcataaatggaggaAAGACTGAGATGGCACATATTTTCTGATCCATTCCTGGCTTTGAATTTAATAATAATTGCAATAAAAAATTgaaagtgtgaacacacccttaaaatcccctgcaaccatcatcatctgTTTGCAGTTTCTTACACAATCTTAGAAAACTAATAAATATCCAATAGTCACTGTATataatctaccacagtagtgcacctaaattcctgtattgtattgttctaaatgttacacatccacaccgtctatctggtgtaggattctattgtggcacttgtagtccgctgcaggcatcctccattgtatgcatttatatgctggggatcacccctagcaacggattacaagggcaggatctgctcccccagtatatatgcacaactgcatttggggttgagcacctcctgccatttgagaccacgttttttgttgttgtttaaaaatgtatacttggaggtgtgtaaactccatagctaatgcgccttgaacattttccaggcagcttcaaggtagcacctgtgaggccaggcacctatattagccaacttaggtggggcttgcagtttgcctccctcctcccattgtatgtgtgcttagtcacgctggagggtacctgggaggactctgtgagtggacgtaatgctgccgtaattgcccactggcccctgttttgcttatcacgcacaggtaggtttagcgctaggtcctgcgccatttgagaaaccttggcattggtgtgcgggctctggtatgtccttcatatgatgatacactggcgaatgtctcaattttaacatcagtgttgagggatagccaatgtcactgcatacatctaccacagtagtgcacataaattcctgtattgtaaatATCCAATAGAAAAAATTGGCACTCACCcagtaaaacatagcttttatttcATCACTTTAAAGTGCTCTTGTGGACATAGACTGAAGACAGACCCGGCAGCTGACGAGGTCCttcaggctttaaaggggtactctgcccctagacatcttataccctattcaaaggataggaataagatgtctgattgcgggctcctgccgctgggaccccccgcgatctccctacagcTCTgggggcttgtgacatcacaccacgccccctcagggcaagtctatgggagggggcgtggtggctgtcacacTCCCtctaatagacttgcattgagagggaggaggTGACGTGGGGGgcaagccgtgacgtcacgagcctccgtcgcCGGATCGCTACTTCCCTCCatgcatcggatgactggggttgccgcagcagagatcgctgggggtcccagctgagggacccccgcgatcagacaccttatcccccatcctttggataggggataagacgtcttggggcggagtaccactttagggtctattcacacgtacagtatactgcgcagatttgatgcgcaggatttgaagctgtgttcagtcatttagtttacattgaaatctgcagcagaaaatcctgcgcatcaaatctgcgcagaatactgtacgtgtgaatagaccattaaggacCTCGGTGGCTGCTGGATCTGTCTTTGGTCTATGTTTTAAAGTGATGaaataaaagctacattttaCAGGGTGAGTGCCCATTTTTTCCATTGGATATTTATTGGTtaacatacattatactggacttGCACTTTCTGACAGCACCACCCTTCCAGCAGTGTTCCCCTCGACTACACGGACACACTATTCTGTTTACAACTCTACCAGACATCGTGCATTTTTTGACAGTAGTCCCACGCGCCAATTCCATTGTACCTATAGAATTCTAGAAAACTGACCATGGTCGTCACAGGACAGGTGTGATCATTTTTGTCATATTTTCCAATATAGACAGGTATGAACATTGCAGTCTTGAATCTATTGATTATACCACACGTTCCTACCACTCTACTGTGGTCCGCTTGCCCAAGACCCCTCTGATCTCCTCCCGGCATTTCTCCTGGTGCTCGGGGTATTTAGCCATACAATAAAATGTCCAGGAGACGCCGCTGGCCGTGGTATCATGCCCCTCAAACATGAATGTGTCCACCTCTGCCCGCAGATCTTCATCAGACAGTCCCCGACCATTTTCATCCTGAGAAAAACAGAGAGGCACCTGTTACTGGAAATATTTGGATAAtatttaaaagggttttccatTTGTTGTCTAGAAACAGAACAACTCTTGTCCATGGATTATATCTGGAATTGCAACGTATCTCCCTTGACTTGAAGAGGGCACAGCTGCACCACAGGTTCTGAAGATCTGGCACCACCttccacctttaaaggggtactcctcccctagacatcttatcctctttccaaaggataggggataagatgtctgatgattgTTTAAAGTGTTGGGTGatacgccggaggctcgtgatgtcacgaccacgccccctcaatgcaagtctatgggagggggcgtgacggtgtcacgccccctcccatagacttgcattgagggggcatggtcgtgacatcacgagcctccaccccacatcgccagttatccggcacggagcgaagttcggtacatgcatcggatgtctggggtgccacaaccaagattgcgggggtccccagagacgCGACCCCCATGATTAGAGCAGGGTACATGTTCGTTAGATAATGTTAGGGGTTAACTACTTTTTAAGTTCATTGGATCCGAtgcaaaaactgtaaaaaaaaaaaaaggcccaccTATCATTTgctatttataatactggtgtcatCTTATATGGCAGAGGCTGTCGGGTCCGGGTGCAATTTCTACCTCTGTGGCCCTATCGCTACACGCCTGGACACATGACAAATTATACATGAATCGGTCCAGTACCTTGGCACATAACAGGATATCCAGAAAATCCAAATGTCTCTTCTGTTTGATCTTCTCGAGCTCCGTCTCCTGTTTTAGTGATTCTTTCCTCAGTTTGATGACTTTATCTATGTATAACAAATGGAATATGAGTTTTAATACATCCAAACAAACAATGATGATTTTCAAGTGTGCACTCACTTGTGCTACACAGGACCACTTCGCTACTCCCATAGATTCTCTGTCTCACAACCCCAAACTTTTATCTCCCTACTCAATTCCCTGGTGCCCCTTCCCACATCTCTGAGGACTCTGAGAAAGCTTCTACCTACAGTCACCACAACCCAACTTCACAAGTGTTCAGTGACCTTCTTTCATCTCTACACTTGACCCAATGATTTCcaacagggccggttctgcctttaAGCTTAATAGGCAtccgcctagagcaccctcttgatggggatGCTactctgcaagaaagttagtagccagccagcatccaaagccCCTGCGCTCATCCGAggcacccgcccagccagcaccaccgtgGTCACAGTGCTTCACTCTAGAagaagattacacgaggaggaggttgatacagtgtgtcaccccagtagtaaagtaattagatgaggaggagggatgttacattgtgtcaccccagtagtaaggtaattacatgaggaggaggtttgttacagtgtgtcaccccagtagtaaggggattacatgaggaggaggtttgttacagtgtgtcaccccagtagtaaggagattacatgaggaggaggtttgttacagtgtcaccccagtagtaaggagattacatgaggaggaggtttgttacagtgtgtcaccccagtagtaaggagattacatgaggaggaggtttgttacagtgtcaccccagtagtaaggagattacatgaggaggaggtttgttacagtgtcaccccagtagtaaggtgattacatgaggaggaggtttgttacagtatgtcaccccagtagtaaggagtagtgttgctcgcgaatattcgcaattcgaatattattcgcgaattcgcgaatttcgcgaatatagcgctatatattcgtaattacgaatattcgtttttttttttttttttttttttttttttttttttccttcacagtacacatcacagtgatcatccctctctgcttccagcttgtgtggtgtaaagaaggctgtaatactactgtgtgagactggcgcgcgaaaattcgcatatgctaattttcgcatatgcgaatttccacatatgttaattttcgcatgcgcgtattttcgcatacgcgaaaataaaacgaggatataacgaatatgcgaatattctcgaatatatgacgaatattcgtccatatattcgcgaatattcgcgaattcgaatatggcctatgccgctcaacactagtaaggagcttacatgaggagggggtttgttacagtgcgccaccccagtagtaaagtaggGTGTGTCAAAGGGTGAAGCCAATGGGCGGGGTAGCTTTCGCCTACTGTGTCAAAAAGCTTTGCTACAGCCCTGATTTCCAACCTTGAGATAATGCAGAATTGTCAATTTCCCTTTAGTAACATATTtcataaggtgaaaataggcaaaattcgcatatccgctacgtttgttcactttttttttccccatgcgaAAATCCTGCATgggaaaaaacactttaaaaaaatcacacactgatagcaacaccacaggagaaatgctagcacaggcttccagtatccgtatacactgctatatactactatatacaccgcaggagaaatgctagcacaggcttccagtgtccgtagtttcaggtgctgcacatctcgtatcttcacagcatagacaattgccttcagatgaccccaaagataaaagtctaagggggtcagatcaggagaccttgggggcaattcaactggcccacgacgaccaatccactttccaggaaactgttcatctaggaatgctcggaccttacacccataatgtggtggtcaccattttGCTGGAAACACTCAGAGAACGtgacagcttcagtgcataaagagggaaacacatcatcatgtagcaatttcacatatccagtggccttgaggattccattgatgaagaatggccccactatctttgtaccccatataccacaccataccatcaatttttgtgttccaacagtcttggagggatctttcCAAtgggggttagtgtcagaccaatagcggtggttttgtttgttaacttccccattcacataaaagtttcctcatcactgaacaaaatcttctgcgtaaactgagggtcctgttccaatttttgttttgcccattctgcagcacctgaaactacggatactggaagcctgtgctagcatttctcctgcagtgtatatagtagtatatagcggtgtatacggatactggaagcctgtgctagcatttctcctgcagtgtatatagtagtatatagcggtgtatacggatactggaagcctgtgctagcatttctcctgcggtgtatatagtagtatatagcagtttatacggatactggaagcctgtgctagcatttctcctgcggtgtatatagtagtatatagcagtatatagagaagagggttgcattgacaatccaacacaatgggcagcacattgaacacattttataattggtcagaaacttgtaaataactcatgaaagaataaagttacgttaaaaccaagcacatcattgtttttcttgtgaaattcccaataagtttgatgcgtCCACATGAACCTCttccaattgaaaaaaaaatgttggaatcaaaatggccaacttcaaaacggccgccatggtcaccacccatcttgaaaagtttcccccctcacatatactaatgtgccacaaacaggaagttaatatcaccaaccattcccattttattaaggtatatccatataaatggcccaccctgtagtactatattctaaatatttgcgaaatcgcaaagtgctgaTATTCCGAAATTTCTAAGTAGAATTTctctcagaaattctgtagtatgCACGTACCCACAAGGTCAATTACTTGTGATCTATTCTGACCTGTGTGTCCGTGCGCTATTCTCAGTGCTCTCCGGAAGCGGAATCCATGTGGGCTCAAgtagaaaataaaatcattgtgataCGGAAAGCAGCGGGTCCTGTATTGCACCAGTTGCGAGAGCTGATACACAGCTTTGATGTATTCATTTTCActgcgagaaaaaaaaaaagacagtgatCAACTATGTCATATGGAGCGCATGGCTACTAACTCCTCCCATGCAGGCTCTCACTACCATGTTGCAAATAGAATGGGGCCACCAgggcagggccctctctcccCAAGGGTCCCATAGCTGCTGCATGTTTCAGTATATGCAAAATACAATACCCTTCCCAGGCATAACTGATCAACGCCAATTATTATTAATACAAATGAACAACAATGGCGTATGTAGATCAATGGttagaaaaattatttttattgagacataaatgcaaaaaggacatacatttaaaaaaatcatgattGACATAGAATACAAAATTACAATCAATCATTACCAAGTGTAcggcgtccattttaggaaattgtCAGTCATCAGCCTGACAGACATGATGACTGACggagattggtgtgagggaggaggcgggatggagTTGCCACTGATGACTTACACAGATTGGTGTGAGAGAGGAGGCGGTGCGGTGTTTCGCCCAATGGGGGACGGAGTTGCAACTGATGATCAACGGAgatcggtgtgagggaggaggcaggacagTGTTTCGCCTAACGCGGGACGGAGTTGCTGCTGATGACTGACCATGTCCTAACATAGACACCGTACAAGTGGGAGAGAGTGATGTGTTAGCCTCCACCACCCCACGTTTCGCtccaaggcttcttccggggtgtccacaccccggaagaagccttggaGCGAAACTTGGGGTGGTGGAGGCTTACACATCACTCTCTCCCACTTGGTAATGATTGAgtgtaatttttgttttttcccctttGTTTTCTATTAGTACCTTCTTGCTGCTTATTTATatgcactttgctatttacttgctgctaTGGTCTTATGAATATTGGTGATATTGGGGACTGTAGTTCACATTTATCACAGTGATACCTACTTTGTAGCCTCATGATATGTGCAAGCCCCcacttttgttcattttttttaccAGTAGTACTCTCTGTATTCTATGTGAAttttatgtgtttgtttttttaatgtatgTCCTTTTTGCATTTACGcctcaataaaaatatttttttaaccactACATATGCCTTTGTTGTTCGTTTGTATGTTtcagtatatacatcactggtAAAAGTAATCGTTTTAGAGCACTGAAATTAATTATTGCTAATAACTAAAGTGCGCAATCCCCTCTAATCCCGTGCAATTCCTTGATTAGATGCAAAAATGTTGCTTTGCATTTTTTACTAAATGTGTTAACAAATTGTGTCATGTATTTTTTACCAGTCTTTTTACACAAACCTGTCCAGCTGGCAATTGCTCTCATAGCTGAAGGCGCATTTCATGATGGAGTCCAGGGTCATGAGGCTGACATGATGGAAAAGTTCCACTGGGTTCTTATCTGGGACCAGTCTCTCCCATTTGTCCTAAAAAAAGATTTTAGATTATAAAGTATATAATAACCTAGCACTATGTAGACACCTTTATCATCAATATAATGTAAAtgtcaatacagtggtccctcaagttacaatattaaataggttccaggatgaccattgtatgttgagaccataactctatggaaacctggtaattggttctgtggtgccttggtggggtATAGGGTAGGGTTAAATACtataatggtgctgggcctatcgccacccttcccaagaacgataggtgaatgcataataaatggattgtccacaaccactgtcaactgaaacttgcaggaacatttactgaagaatttctgtagcaggcaatagcaataacagtccagataaaaagtctatttgtatttgagcagcgattgacagttggttgggatcagataagctcaatgtagctttaggaagattctgttgcatagatccgctggatttaggggtgcgtttaggtccagtgatcttgcggagagtagcggggaattatgTATCTATAACCGCTGTGgtgtaggccg encodes:
- the LOC130283266 gene encoding cytochrome P450 4A4-like isoform X1, with translation MTSSMLPGVFSLSPFELLYYAASLCALYLLYKVSSLYLTRKKLERVFSAFPGPKRHWLYGNVPEMRQNGKILDIVSGYAKQFDCAFPMWLGSFFASLTVYHPDYVKAILSRQDPKDNFAYYFLTPWIGKGLLVLSGQKWFQHRKLLTPGFHYDVLKPYVGLMSNCANVMLDKWERLVPDKNPVELFHHVSLMTLDSIMKCAFSYESNCQLDSENEYIKAVYQLSQLVQYRTRCFPYHNDFIFYLSPHGFRFRRALRIAHGHTDKVIKLRKESLKQETELEKIKQKRHLDFLDILLCAKDENGRGLSDEDLRAEVDTFMFEGHDTTASGVSWTFYCMAKYPEHQEKCREEIRGVLGKRTTVEWEDLGKLPYTTMCIKESMRLYPPVPGVARELKEPITFFDGRSLPKGTSIFLSIFCMNRSPSMWENPEVFDPLRFSPENASKRHSHVYVPFSAGSRNCIGQNFAMNEMKVALALALLRFKFSTDPDNEPMKMPQLVLRSLNGIYINLKKIERTG
- the LOC130283266 gene encoding cytochrome P450 4B1-like isoform X2 codes for the protein MRQNGKILDIVSGYAKQFDCAFPMWLGSFFASLTVYHPDYVKAILSRQDPKDNFAYYFLTPWIGKGLLVLSGQKWFQHRKLLTPGFHYDVLKPYVGLMSNCANVMLDKWERLVPDKNPVELFHHVSLMTLDSIMKCAFSYESNCQLDSENEYIKAVYQLSQLVQYRTRCFPYHNDFIFYLSPHGFRFRRALRIAHGHTDKVIKLRKESLKQETELEKIKQKRHLDFLDILLCAKDENGRGLSDEDLRAEVDTFMFEGHDTTASGVSWTFYCMAKYPEHQEKCREEIRGVLGKRTTVEWEDLGKLPYTTMCIKESMRLYPPVPGVARELKEPITFFDGRSLPKGTSIFLSIFCMNRSPSMWENPEVFDPLRFSPENASKRHSHVYVPFSAGSRNCIGQNFAMNEMKVALALALLRFKFSTDPDNEPMKMPQLVLRSLNGIYINLKKIERTG